The following proteins are co-located in the Paraburkholderia phytofirmans PsJN genome:
- a CDS encoding LysE family translocator, whose amino-acid sequence MPNFLLFLATSIAITMAPGPDNLQVLARGISQGRAAGLVAALGFAAGITFHTTLAALGVAALLRSSPVAFEVIKLAGAAYLIWIGIKALRSQGLATAHERAPQPLMAVFRQSVLGNLLNPKVTLFFVVFLPQFVQPHGTQSVTLQMLELGVLFMLQTVAVFSLFGVCAGMIGGWLKRRPRVGVWLDRLAGATFIAIGIRVALRD is encoded by the coding sequence ATGCCTAACTTCCTGCTGTTTCTCGCCACGTCGATCGCCATCACCATGGCGCCGGGCCCGGACAATCTGCAAGTGCTCGCGCGCGGTATCTCGCAGGGTCGCGCGGCGGGACTGGTCGCGGCGCTCGGCTTTGCGGCCGGCATCACGTTTCACACGACGCTCGCCGCGCTCGGGGTGGCCGCGTTGCTGCGCTCGTCGCCGGTCGCCTTCGAAGTCATCAAACTGGCCGGCGCCGCGTATCTGATCTGGATCGGCATCAAGGCGCTGCGCAGCCAGGGTCTCGCAACCGCGCACGAACGCGCGCCGCAGCCGTTGATGGCGGTGTTTCGCCAGAGCGTGCTCGGCAATCTGCTGAATCCGAAGGTGACCTTGTTCTTCGTGGTGTTCTTGCCGCAGTTCGTGCAGCCGCACGGCACGCAGAGCGTCACGTTGCAGATGCTCGAACTCGGCGTGCTGTTCATGCTGCAAACGGTGGCGGTGTTTTCACTCTTCGGCGTGTGCGCGGGAATGATCGGCGGGTGGCTGAAACGCCGTCCGCGTGTCGGTGTGTGGCTGGATCGCCTGGCCGGCGCCACGTTCATCGCAATCGGGATTCGCGTCGCGTTGCGCGATTGA
- a CDS encoding MaoC family dehydratase, with amino-acid sequence MESDVAVKNRIRASYGRYLEDFQVGDIYEHRPGRTITEADNIHFSLLTMNFHPMHCDAAYAAKSEFGRLLVNSGLTVAVVLGLSVNDVSGKAIANLGWKEIRLTGPVFCGDTIYAESEVLEKRESKSRPGQGIVTVQTRAFKQDGTPIMDFVRSALVPARGHGVGD; translated from the coding sequence ATGGAGTCCGACGTCGCAGTCAAAAATCGCATTCGCGCCAGCTACGGCCGCTACCTCGAAGATTTTCAGGTGGGCGATATCTACGAGCACCGGCCCGGGCGCACGATTACCGAAGCCGACAACATCCACTTCTCGCTGCTGACGATGAATTTCCATCCAATGCATTGCGATGCCGCCTACGCTGCCAAAAGCGAGTTCGGCCGCCTGCTCGTCAATAGCGGTCTGACGGTTGCCGTGGTGCTGGGTCTGTCGGTGAACGACGTCAGCGGCAAGGCGATCGCCAACCTGGGCTGGAAAGAGATTCGTCTGACCGGCCCGGTATTTTGCGGCGACACGATCTACGCGGAATCCGAAGTGCTCGAAAAGCGCGAATCGAAGTCGCGTCCGGGGCAGGGGATCGTCACCGTGCAAACACGCGCTTTCAAGCAGGACGGCACGCCGATCATGGACTTCGTACGTAGCGCGCTGGTGCCGGCACGCGGGCACGGCGTCGGCGATTGA
- a CDS encoding MFS transporter gives MSNPSAISSRMSAPELRATVSLAAIFALRMLGLFMIMPVFSIYAKTIPGGDNVLLVGIALGAYGVTQSMLYIFYGWVSDKVGRKPVIATGLLIFALGSFVAAGAHDMTWIIVGRVIQGMGAVSSAVIAFIADLTSEEHRTKAMAMVGGSIGVSFAVAIVGAPIVFQWVGMSGLFTLVGIFSILAIGVVLWIVPDAPKPVHVRAPFAEVLHNVELLRLNFGVLVLHATQTALFLVVPRILEAGGLPVASHWKVYLPVMGLSFVMMVPAIIAAEKRGKMKIVLLSAIALILIGQLLLGVAPHTILSVAAILFVYFLGFNILEASQPSLVSKLAPGTRKGAAAGVYNTTQSIGLALGGVVGGWLLKVDGQSAVFFTCSGLVLCWLIIAAKMKQPPRKA, from the coding sequence ATGTCCAATCCGTCCGCCATTTCCTCACGCATGAGCGCGCCTGAACTGCGCGCGACCGTGTCGCTTGCCGCCATCTTCGCGCTGCGCATGCTCGGTCTCTTCATGATCATGCCGGTGTTCTCGATCTACGCGAAGACCATCCCCGGCGGCGACAACGTGCTGCTGGTGGGGATCGCGCTCGGCGCGTACGGCGTGACGCAGTCCATGCTGTACATCTTCTACGGCTGGGTCTCCGACAAGGTTGGCCGCAAACCGGTCATTGCGACCGGTTTGCTGATTTTCGCGCTCGGCAGCTTCGTCGCGGCGGGCGCGCACGACATGACGTGGATTATCGTCGGGCGGGTGATTCAGGGCATGGGCGCGGTGTCGTCGGCGGTGATCGCGTTTATCGCCGACCTGACCTCCGAGGAACATCGCACCAAGGCCATGGCGATGGTGGGCGGCAGCATTGGCGTGTCGTTCGCGGTGGCGATCGTCGGCGCGCCGATCGTGTTCCAGTGGGTCGGCATGAGCGGGCTGTTCACGCTCGTCGGCATCTTCTCGATTCTGGCGATCGGCGTGGTGCTGTGGATCGTGCCCGATGCGCCGAAGCCGGTGCACGTGCGCGCGCCGTTCGCCGAAGTGCTGCACAACGTCGAGCTGCTGCGTTTGAACTTCGGCGTGCTAGTGCTGCACGCCACGCAAACTGCATTATTCCTCGTCGTGCCGCGCATTCTCGAAGCGGGCGGCTTGCCCGTTGCGTCTCACTGGAAAGTGTATTTGCCGGTCATGGGCCTTTCGTTCGTGATGATGGTGCCCGCGATCATTGCCGCCGAGAAGCGCGGAAAAATGAAAATCGTGCTGCTTTCTGCGATTGCTCTTATCCTGATCGGACAGTTGTTATTGGGCGTCGCTCCGCATACGATTCTGAGTGTGGCGGCGATCCTTTTTGTGTACTTTTTGGGCTTCAATATTCTCGAGGCTTCGCAGCCTTCGCTGGTGTCGAAACTGGCGCCGGGAACCCGCAAGGGCGCGGCGGCCGGTGTGTACAACACCACGCAATCGATCGGTCTTGCGCTGGGTGGCGTGGTCGGCGGTTGGCTGCTGAAAGTGGATGGGCAGAGCGCAGTCTTCTTCACCTGTTCGGGGCTCGTCTTGTGCTGGCTTATAATCGCCGCAAAGATGAAACAGCCGCCGCGCAAAGCGTAA
- the purU gene encoding formyltetrahydrofolate deformylase: MSTDHSFILKLSCADRPGIVHAVSGFLFERGSNILDSAQFGDSRTGEFFMRVHFQQVGGDPGLEALRTSFATLAEQFGMRWEMHDASVKPRVVIMVSKIGHCLNDLLFRYRTGQLGIEIPAIISNHKEFYQLAASYDIPFHHFPLLGATPDAKAAQEARVLEVIDEHQADLVVLARYMQILSPKLCEALAGRAINIHHSFLPSFKGAKPYYQAFDRGVKLIGATAHYVTTDLDEGPIIEQEVERVDHSMTPEQLTAIGRDVECVTLARAVKWHVEHRVVLNGSKTVVFR, encoded by the coding sequence ATGTCGACCGATCACAGCTTTATCCTCAAACTGTCGTGTGCCGACCGGCCCGGCATCGTCCACGCCGTGTCGGGCTTTTTGTTCGAGCGCGGCAGCAATATTCTCGACTCCGCACAGTTCGGCGACAGCCGCACCGGCGAGTTCTTCATGCGCGTGCATTTTCAGCAGGTGGGCGGCGATCCGGGTCTGGAGGCGCTGCGCACGTCGTTCGCGACGCTCGCCGAGCAGTTCGGTATGCGCTGGGAGATGCATGACGCGTCGGTGAAGCCGCGCGTGGTGATCATGGTGTCGAAGATCGGCCATTGCTTGAACGATCTGCTGTTCCGCTACCGCACCGGGCAGTTGGGTATCGAGATTCCGGCGATCATCTCGAACCACAAGGAGTTCTATCAGCTCGCCGCCAGCTACGACATTCCGTTCCATCACTTCCCGCTGCTGGGCGCCACGCCCGACGCGAAGGCCGCGCAGGAAGCGCGCGTGCTCGAAGTGATCGACGAGCATCAAGCCGACCTGGTGGTGCTCGCGCGCTACATGCAGATTCTGTCGCCGAAGCTGTGCGAAGCGCTGGCGGGCCGTGCGATAAACATTCATCACTCGTTCCTGCCGAGCTTCAAGGGTGCGAAGCCGTATTACCAGGCGTTCGACCGCGGCGTGAAACTGATCGGCGCGACCGCCCATTACGTGACGACGGATCTCGACGAAGGTCCGATCATCGAACAGGAAGTGGAGCGGGTTGACCACAGCATGACGCCGGAGCAGCTGACGGCGATCGGCCGCGACGTCGAGTGCGTGACGCTGGCGCGTGCAGTGAAGTGGCACGTGGAGCATCGCGTCGTGTTGAACGGCAGCAAGACGGTGGTGTTTCGTTAA
- a CDS encoding NUDIX hydrolase has protein sequence MTLPCITAARRFDAQAHVPFWIDAEQVGWIRTGDVPLLARWPDVFDIDNARVTLAPAFNTVDLRSAALGSVIGALAAEDRIPGWRNETYAIRNAFDAPPLAYIERAASRFFGTMTYAVHLNGVVEYADRGAPRGAPQLWIARRSDTKATDPGMLDNVVAGGIGWGFGIEETIVKECWEEAGIPEEIAARAVAGRIAHVLQSLPEGTQAEQIFIYDLALPADFAPRNQDGEVGEHRLARIDEAARWIEEGAMTVDASLATLDCLLRRRWIDEDACAGIEALFVPPLVA, from the coding sequence ATGACTTTGCCTTGCATCACCGCCGCGCGCCGCTTCGACGCGCAGGCGCATGTGCCGTTCTGGATCGACGCCGAACAGGTCGGCTGGATCCGCACGGGCGATGTGCCCTTGCTCGCGCGCTGGCCCGATGTGTTCGACATCGACAACGCCCGCGTGACGCTGGCGCCTGCATTCAATACCGTGGATTTGCGCAGCGCCGCGCTCGGTTCCGTGATCGGCGCGCTTGCCGCCGAAGACCGCATTCCCGGCTGGCGCAACGAGACCTACGCGATCCGCAATGCGTTCGATGCGCCGCCGCTCGCGTATATCGAACGCGCGGCGTCGCGCTTCTTCGGCACGATGACCTATGCGGTGCATCTGAACGGCGTCGTAGAATACGCGGATCGCGGGGCGCCCCGTGGCGCGCCGCAATTGTGGATCGCGCGCCGCAGCGACACCAAGGCGACCGACCCGGGCATGCTCGACAATGTCGTGGCGGGCGGGATCGGCTGGGGCTTCGGCATCGAGGAAACGATCGTCAAGGAATGCTGGGAAGAAGCCGGCATTCCCGAGGAGATCGCCGCGCGCGCCGTGGCGGGCCGCATCGCGCATGTGCTGCAATCGTTGCCGGAAGGCACGCAGGCCGAACAGATTTTCATCTACGACCTCGCGCTGCCGGCTGATTTCGCGCCGCGCAATCAGGACGGCGAAGTGGGTGAACACCGGCTCGCGCGCATCGACGAAGCGGCGCGCTGGATCGAGGAGGGCGCCATGACCGTCGATGCGAGCCTGGCCACGCTGGATTGCCTGCTGCGCCGCCGCTGGATCGATGAAGACGCGTGCGCCGGCATCGAGGCGTTGTTCGTTCCGCCGCTGGTCGCCTGA
- the uvrA gene encoding excinuclease ABC subunit UvrA, whose protein sequence is MEQIRIRGARTHNLKNVNLDLPRHKLVVITGLSGSGKSSLAFDTLYAEGQRRYVESLSAYARQFLQLMEKPDVDLIEGLSPAISIEQKATSHNPRSTVGTVTEIHDYLRLLFARVGTPYCPDHEIPLEAQSVSQMVDAALALPEETKLMILAPVVANRKGEHVELFEEMQAQGFIRFRVRSGGGTANEGVAKIYEVDSLPKLKKNDKHTIDVVVDRLKVRPDMKQRLAESFETALRLADGRAIALEMDTDKEHLFSSKFACPICSYSLQELEPRLFSFNNPMGACPECDGLGQITFFDPKRVVAHPSLSLAAGAVKGWDRRNQFYFQMLQSLAAFYEFDIDTAVEDLPEKVRKILLFGSGKQEIPFSYINERGRTSVREHVFEGIIPNLERRYRETDSVAVREELAKYQNNQPCPACAGTRLRREARFVRIGSDGDARGIFEISGWPLRDALGYFQTLRLEGSKREIADKVVKEIVARLMFLNNVGLDYLSLERSAETLSGGEAQRIRLASQIGSGLTGVMYVLDEPSIGLHQRDNDRLIATLKHLRDLGNSVIVVEHDEDMIRMADYVVDMGPGAGEHGGMVIAEGTPKQVQANAASMTGQYMSGARNIEFPDERKAPDEKRLRIVEAYGNNLQHVSLDLPVGLLTCVTGVSGSGKSTLINDTLYHAVAHHLYGSATEPAPYESIEGLEHFDKVINVDQSPIGRTPRSNPATYTGLFTPIRELFAGVPAAKERGYEAGRFSFNVKGGRCESCQGDGVLKVEMHFLPDVYVPCDVCHGKRYNRETLDVQYKGKNISEVLDMTVENAYEFFKPVPVVARKLKTLLDVGLGYIRLGQSATTLSGGEAQRVKLSLELSKRDTGRTLYILDEPTTGLHFHDIALLLEVIHRLRDQGNTVVIIEHNLDVIKTADWVIDLGPEGGAGGGQIIAQGTPEQVAKSKASFTGKYLAPLLKRAASKK, encoded by the coding sequence GTGGAACAAATCCGTATTCGTGGGGCTCGCACCCACAACCTGAAGAACGTCAACCTCGATCTACCCCGTCACAAGCTCGTTGTCATCACGGGCCTTTCAGGCTCGGGCAAATCGTCGCTGGCGTTCGACACGCTTTATGCGGAAGGGCAACGGCGCTACGTCGAAAGTCTCTCCGCCTACGCGCGCCAATTTCTGCAATTGATGGAGAAACCGGACGTCGATCTGATTGAAGGCCTGTCGCCGGCGATCTCGATCGAACAGAAGGCGACCTCGCACAATCCGCGCTCCACGGTCGGCACCGTCACCGAGATTCACGACTATCTGCGGCTCCTGTTCGCACGGGTCGGCACGCCTTACTGTCCGGACCACGAAATTCCGCTGGAAGCGCAAAGCGTCTCGCAGATGGTCGACGCCGCGCTCGCGTTGCCGGAAGAAACGAAGCTCATGATTCTCGCGCCCGTCGTGGCGAATCGCAAAGGCGAGCACGTCGAACTGTTCGAGGAGATGCAGGCGCAAGGCTTTATCCGCTTCCGCGTGCGCTCGGGCGGCGGCACCGCCAATGAAGGCGTCGCGAAGATCTATGAAGTCGATTCGCTGCCGAAGCTGAAGAAGAACGACAAGCACACCATCGACGTGGTCGTGGACCGCCTGAAAGTGCGTCCCGACATGAAGCAGCGTCTGGCCGAATCGTTCGAAACGGCACTGCGTCTCGCCGACGGCCGCGCGATCGCGCTCGAAATGGACACGGACAAGGAGCATCTGTTCAGTTCGAAGTTCGCTTGCCCGATCTGCTCGTACTCGCTGCAGGAACTGGAGCCGCGCCTCTTCTCGTTCAACAATCCGATGGGCGCGTGCCCGGAATGCGACGGGCTCGGCCAGATCACCTTCTTCGATCCGAAGCGGGTGGTCGCGCATCCGTCGCTGTCGCTCGCGGCGGGCGCGGTGAAGGGCTGGGACCGGCGCAACCAGTTTTACTTCCAGATGCTGCAGAGTCTCGCGGCGTTCTACGAATTCGACATCGACACGGCCGTCGAAGACTTGCCGGAGAAAGTCCGCAAGATCCTGCTGTTCGGTTCGGGCAAGCAGGAGATCCCGTTCTCGTACATCAACGAACGTGGCCGCACTTCGGTGCGCGAGCATGTATTCGAAGGGATCATCCCGAATCTGGAGCGGCGTTACCGCGAGACCGATTCGGTCGCGGTACGCGAAGAACTCGCCAAGTATCAGAACAACCAGCCCTGCCCGGCCTGCGCCGGCACGCGTCTGCGGCGCGAAGCGCGCTTCGTGCGGATCGGCTCAGACGGCGATGCGCGCGGCATCTTCGAGATCAGCGGCTGGCCGTTGCGCGACGCGCTCGGCTATTTCCAGACGCTGCGCCTGGAAGGATCGAAGCGCGAGATCGCCGACAAGGTGGTCAAGGAGATCGTCGCGCGTCTGATGTTCCTGAACAACGTCGGGTTGGATTACCTGTCGCTGGAGCGCAGCGCGGAAACGCTGTCCGGCGGCGAGGCGCAGCGCATTCGCCTCGCGTCGCAAATCGGCTCAGGGCTGACCGGCGTGATGTACGTGCTGGACGAGCCGTCCATCGGACTGCATCAGCGCGATAACGACCGGCTCATCGCCACGCTCAAGCATCTGCGCGACCTCGGCAACTCGGTGATCGTCGTCGAACACGACGAGGACATGATCCGCATGGCCGACTACGTGGTCGACATGGGCCCGGGTGCGGGCGAACACGGCGGCATGGTGATCGCCGAGGGCACGCCCAAACAGGTGCAGGCGAACGCCGCGTCGATGACCGGGCAGTACATGTCCGGCGCGCGCAACATCGAGTTCCCGGACGAACGCAAGGCGCCCGACGAAAAGCGTCTGCGCATCGTCGAGGCGTACGGCAACAATCTGCAGCACGTGTCGCTGGATCTGCCGGTCGGCTTGCTGACCTGCGTGACCGGCGTGTCCGGTTCGGGCAAGTCCACGCTCATCAACGACACGCTGTACCACGCGGTCGCGCATCACCTGTACGGCTCGGCCACGGAGCCGGCGCCGTACGAATCGATCGAGGGCCTCGAGCACTTCGACAAGGTCATCAACGTCGACCAGTCGCCGATCGGCCGCACGCCGCGCTCGAACCCGGCCACCTACACAGGTCTCTTCACGCCGATCCGCGAACTGTTCGCGGGCGTGCCCGCGGCCAAAGAACGCGGCTACGAAGCCGGCCGCTTTTCGTTCAACGTAAAGGGCGGCCGCTGCGAATCCTGCCAGGGCGACGGCGTGCTGAAGGTCGAGATGCACTTTTTGCCGGACGTGTACGTGCCGTGCGACGTCTGTCATGGCAAGCGCTACAACCGCGAAACACTGGACGTGCAGTACAAAGGCAAGAACATCAGCGAAGTGCTCGACATGACGGTGGAGAACGCCTATGAGTTCTTCAAGCCAGTGCCGGTCGTCGCTCGCAAGCTGAAAACCTTGCTGGACGTGGGTCTGGGCTATATCCGGCTGGGCCAGTCGGCCACCACGCTGTCGGGCGGCGAGGCACAGCGCGTCAAACTATCTTTGGAACTGAGCAAGCGTGACACGGGTCGCACGCTATACATACTCGACGAGCCGACCACCGGTTTGCACTTTCATGACATCGCGTTGTTGCTCGAAGTGATTCATCGATTACGCGACCAGGGTAATACCGTCGTGATCATCGAGCATAATCTCGATGTAATAAAGACTGCGGACTGGGTCATCGATCTCGGTCCGGAAGGCGGGGCCGGCGGCGGGCAGATCATCGCTCAGGGCACGCCGGAGCAGGTGGCCAAGTCGAAGGCAAGTTTTACCGGCAAGTACCTGGCGCCTCTGCTGAAACGCGCGGCCAGTAAAAAGTAA
- a CDS encoding single-stranded DNA-binding protein, which yields MASVNKVILVGNLGADPEVRYLPSGDAVANIRLATTDRYKDKASGEMKEATEWHRVSFFGRLAEIVSEYLKKGSSVYLEGRIRTRKWQAQDGTDRYSTEIVAEQMQMLGGRGGSMGGGGDEGGYSRGEPSERSGGGGGGGRAVSGGGARGGSGGGGGGASRPSAPAGGGFDEMDDDIPF from the coding sequence ATGGCATCCGTGAACAAGGTCATTCTCGTCGGCAATCTCGGAGCCGATCCGGAAGTCCGTTATCTTCCGAGCGGCGACGCAGTGGCGAACATCCGCCTTGCAACGACGGATCGGTACAAGGACAAGGCGTCCGGCGAAATGAAGGAAGCGACCGAATGGCACCGCGTGTCGTTCTTCGGCCGCCTCGCGGAAATCGTCTCCGAATATCTGAAGAAGGGCTCGTCGGTGTACCTGGAAGGGCGCATCCGTACCCGTAAGTGGCAGGCGCAAGACGGCACCGACCGTTACTCGACGGAAATCGTCGCGGAACAGATGCAAATGCTCGGTGGCCGCGGCGGTTCGATGGGCGGCGGTGGCGACGAAGGCGGTTATAGCCGTGGTGAGCCGTCGGAGCGCAGCGGCGGCGGCGGCGGTGGCGGCCGCGCGGTGTCGGGCGGCGGTGCGCGTGGCGGCAGCGGTGGTGGCGGTGGCGGCGCGAGCCGTCCGAGCGCGCCGGCTGGCGGCGGGTTTGATGAGATGGACGACGATATTCCGTTCTGA
- a CDS encoding AI-2E family transporter — protein MAKRNQARDDGQVQDLRPRPVRLTSDMSLPKLSAVEIGSYIVTLFGMWAVIELRLLGALLAGLLVFQLVHTIAPRIERHMSSKRARWLAVVILATVIVGALTGLTLGIIEHFENDVPSVQKLLDQAMQLIDQARGRIPQFVANYLPVDTEQMKTKAAELMQTHANMLQQSGKTAARAFTHILIGMIIGAIIAVGAQKHMQRLPLSTAFVTRVTRFADAFRRIVFAQVKISAINAVFTGIFLLVILPIFHDTLPLSKTLVLVTFIVGLLPVIGNLISNTIIVAVALSVSFPAAVMSLVFLILIHKLEYFLNARIVGGQIEARAWELLIAMLIMEAAFGLPGVIAAPIFYAYIKRELIYLRLV, from the coding sequence ATGGCCAAGCGGAATCAGGCGCGCGACGACGGGCAAGTGCAGGACCTACGCCCACGCCCGGTCAGGCTAACGAGCGACATGAGCCTGCCGAAGCTGTCGGCGGTCGAAATCGGCAGTTATATCGTGACGCTGTTCGGCATGTGGGCAGTGATCGAACTTCGGCTGCTCGGCGCGTTGCTCGCCGGGCTGCTGGTGTTCCAACTGGTGCACACGATCGCGCCGCGCATCGAGCGTCACATGTCGAGCAAGCGGGCCCGCTGGCTCGCCGTGGTGATCCTGGCCACGGTGATCGTGGGCGCGCTGACTGGGCTCACGCTCGGTATCATCGAGCATTTCGAGAACGACGTGCCGAGCGTGCAGAAGCTGCTCGACCAGGCCATGCAGCTGATCGACCAGGCGCGCGGCCGGATTCCGCAGTTCGTCGCCAACTATCTGCCGGTCGATACCGAACAGATGAAGACCAAAGCGGCGGAGCTGATGCAGACGCACGCCAACATGCTGCAGCAAAGCGGCAAGACGGCGGCGCGCGCGTTCACGCATATCTTGATCGGCATGATCATCGGCGCGATCATCGCGGTCGGCGCGCAGAAACATATGCAGCGGCTGCCGCTATCCACGGCGTTCGTCACACGCGTGACACGTTTCGCCGATGCGTTCCGCCGCATCGTGTTCGCTCAGGTGAAGATTTCGGCGATCAACGCGGTCTTCACCGGCATCTTCCTGCTGGTGATTCTGCCGATCTTCCACGACACACTGCCATTGTCGAAGACGCTGGTGCTGGTCACCTTCATCGTCGGCTTGCTGCCGGTGATCGGCAATCTGATCTCGAACACGATCATCGTCGCGGTGGCGCTCTCGGTGAGCTTTCCGGCGGCGGTCATGTCGCTCGTGTTCCTGATCCTGATTCACAAGCTCGAGTACTTCCTGAACGCGCGCATCGTGGGCGGGCAGATCGAGGCGCGCGCTTGGGAATTGCTGATCGCCATGCTCATCATGGAAGCCGCATTCGGTCTTCCCGGCGTGATTGCGGCGCCGATTTTCTATGCGTATATCAAGCGGGAACTGATTTACTTGCGATTGGTTTGA
- a CDS encoding PepSY-associated TM helix domain-containing protein produces MRRQLVRLHRWFGVATALFLFVAGLTGAIIAWDHELDAALNPSFFKARTAGPALSGLELARRVEAADPRLQVTYLPLAAEPGHTLQMMVLPRTDPATQKPYPLDFNQIAVDPATGEIQGRREWGVVSLARLNLIPFIYKLHYTLQLPFTGGVDIGTWVMGIVGIIWLFDSVIALLLSFPSVKAWRKSFAFRLGRGGYTFTFDLHRSGGVWIWGLLMIVALTSVSMNLSAPVVRPIVSLFSKLTPDPINNPEILRAPQPGDTVLSRERIVQLAEQAGRAQKLSVAPGGIYYAEFMHAYGVGFYATGNDHGDLGLGNPWMYWDAATGKLLGAQIPGKGTAGDIFVQVQFPLHSGRILGLGGRILISAVGIAVAALSATGLLIWLKKLNARRRSAQNANLARDAGRSAARS; encoded by the coding sequence ATGAGGCGCCAGCTCGTCCGACTGCACCGCTGGTTCGGTGTCGCCACAGCGCTGTTTCTGTTCGTCGCCGGCCTGACTGGCGCGATCATCGCGTGGGACCATGAGCTGGATGCGGCGTTGAACCCATCTTTCTTCAAAGCCCGCACCGCCGGTCCGGCGCTGTCGGGCCTTGAACTCGCGCGCCGGGTGGAAGCCGCCGATCCGCGTCTTCAGGTGACGTATCTGCCGCTGGCCGCCGAGCCCGGCCATACGTTGCAAATGATGGTGCTGCCGCGAACCGACCCGGCCACGCAGAAGCCCTACCCGCTCGACTTCAATCAGATTGCCGTCGACCCCGCCACTGGCGAAATCCAGGGACGCCGCGAATGGGGCGTCGTCTCGCTCGCGCGGCTCAACCTGATCCCGTTCATCTACAAGCTGCACTACACGCTGCAACTGCCATTTACGGGCGGCGTCGACATCGGCACGTGGGTGATGGGGATCGTCGGCATCATCTGGCTGTTCGACAGCGTGATCGCGCTGTTGCTGTCGTTTCCGAGCGTCAAGGCGTGGCGCAAGTCGTTCGCGTTCCGCCTTGGGCGCGGCGGCTATACGTTCACTTTCGATTTGCACCGCTCAGGCGGCGTATGGATCTGGGGCCTGCTGATGATCGTTGCGCTGACATCAGTCTCGATGAACCTCTCGGCGCCCGTGGTGCGCCCAATCGTGTCGCTGTTCTCGAAGCTCACGCCGGATCCGATTAACAACCCAGAAATCTTGCGCGCCCCGCAACCGGGTGACACCGTGTTGAGCCGCGAACGCATCGTGCAGCTGGCCGAACAGGCCGGCCGCGCGCAGAAACTCAGCGTCGCGCCGGGCGGCATCTACTACGCGGAATTCATGCATGCGTACGGCGTCGGTTTCTATGCGACCGGCAACGATCACGGCGATCTGGGCCTCGGCAATCCGTGGATGTATTGGGACGCGGCCACCGGCAAGCTGCTCGGCGCGCAGATTCCCGGCAAGGGCACGGCGGGCGATATCTTCGTGCAGGTGCAATTCCCTTTGCATTCGGGACGCATTCTGGGTCTCGGCGGACGGATTCTGATTAGCGCGGTCGGCATCGCGGTCGCCGCGCTGAGCGCGACGGGACTGCTGATCTGGCTGAAGAAGCTGAACGCTCGCCGCCGTTCGGCACAAAACGCCAATCTCGCGCGTGACGCGGGCCGGTCCGCAGCGCGCTCCTGA